TAATCTAAACTAGATTGAAACTTAATTAAACCTGTTTTAATCAATTCATCCTTCTTTAATGCAATATCAGGACTATCAAATAAATTAATTTTTTTAAAATCATTTAAAGAATTAATACCTGCTATTTTTAAAGCTGTAGAGTTTGCATCAATTAAATTACCCTTTTTATCATAACAAAAAATACCATTGGGAGACTTATCAAATATTTCCTTGAATATGCTATTTTTTGTATTTAATTCAATACCTCCCCTGAAAATACTGATTAATATCTTTTTAAAAATTATAAAGAAGTTCTTACTATTACTTTGTTTTTAAAAGGTATAACTTTTTTCATCAGTTATTCAATGAAGTTAACGTTTCCTAATTTTGGCTATTTCCATAAAATAAGTACCTTTATTGATTAATAATATACTTAGATGTATTTTTATAGATATAAATGAATTTAAAATATAAATATCTTAAATCAGTAGAGTTCTACCCCTATTATGCATTATTAAAATTTTGGAGGATATTAATTTAATTCAAAAGTACATTTTTACACCTGCTAAAGAAAATAGTAAAGACTGTTATTTTAAAATATTCTATACATCCAAGATTTAAAAAAGTAAAAAATTAGTTTATTAGCTATAATACGTATGTGTGTTGTTTTACGGGTTTGTTATCTCCACTTTTAACGTATTTTAAGACAATTTTCTGCCTTTTATCTCCTTTAAATTTAAAAGTTTCAATGCCGGGACTACCTATTAACCCTGGATTGTTCGATCTAAATGTGTCGCTTAACAATTTTACGTGCTTTTTATTGTACACTGCAACCCAATGATATCCTGTTGAGGGGTTAGAAACTACTTTAATATTCTTTTCTACAGATTTAGTGTTATAGTTAGATGAGGCAGCAAAAGAAGATGTCACGAGGCTAAGACATAAAAAAGCCATAAACAACACTGCTATTTTAGTCCTCATAAAATCACCTCCATTTGTGTTAAAGATATAATAATTAATTTATAGTACTTAAATTTTAGTTCCATTTAAAAAATAAAAAAATGAAGGTTTTACCTCATTAAAGCACTTTTTGCACCTGTAATTAATTCTAAAATTCTGCAAGGGCTTACTCCCATGTTTTAAGACAATCAATTCAATTAATGTGCTTAAACGGAGTATATGCTGTTTTAAAAAGTAATCATAGATCCAGCTAAGGGATTCTATAAAAAGTCGCTCGTCTTTGCAAAATAAAAAAAAAGAATTTAAAGATTTAAAATAAGCTATTTAATGCTCAATCATCCTCAATTTTTATTGCTTCATCTGGACATACATCCATACATACTTCACACAAGCTGCATTCTCCTTTATTCTTGATTACAAGGGTATCTCCCTCAATTACAAGAACTTCCATGGGGCATACATCTGCACATTCCCCGCATTCTGCACCTTCACATTTATCGTAATCTACTGTTATTTTAACCATTTAACTCACCTGCTGTCTTTCTATAGCTGATTTAATCTAATTATTCTCAAGACATGATTGATTATTATCACGTCAAATTTTATCTCTTCTTGGGCGTTTATCTATAGCTGAGGGAATTCCTGAAGACACTGAACTTATTTCCCCTAACTTACCTTCCATAAAGTATTTGAGGTTTTTTCCTACACTTCTGGGACTAATTTTATAAATTTTAATTCCTGCATTTCTTAAAATACCAAATGCAACATTACCTAATTCCCCTATAATCAGAGCCTCAACACCTTGATCTACTATAAATTGTGCCGCTAAGTTTCCGGCTCCCCTTTCATTTTTTGCAGGATTTTCAATGGGTAAAACATTTTCAATTTCTCCATTTTCCAGATCTGCAATTATAAAATTAGGGCTTCTTCCAAATACGTTGCTTATATTTGATTCCAAACTAAGTCCAGTTGATGTAATAGCTACTTTCATTTAATTCACCTCCAGTATGTCCCACTATAATTTGTAACATTTCAACTTGCCACACATAAATACTTCCATATACACTGAAATTACGCCTATTTCCGGCCAGAGTTTAAAATTCTATGAAAAGTCAGCTGAGAAATATCCATTATTTCGCTGTTTTTTCTGGTTAATACGTTTATAATCTATTTAACCAAATTATACATTACCTAATGTATTCCCTGTTGGTTTGATTTTGCATATTTATTCCTTTGAACATGGTTTAAAGTGCCCGATCTGGGTTCTCAAGTATGAGCCTTACCCCAACATGTTTTGAATATATATTCATAACTTCAATATAAACTATTGCATTTCAAAGCACCAAAATAAGGTAGTAACGAAAACTAAAAATTTAAATTAACAGGTGCATTTAATAAATACGAATTAAATTCCATATCCAATAATGTATTATGGAAAATTTCTGGATATAAATGCATATTTACAAAAGATATGCTTAGATAACAGTTAAATATCTAAAATTCAGCAAAACGATCACAAATATAATTGTAGATCTGTAAGTATCAAAAATATTTATATCCTAGTTTTGAATATATATTCGTTTATCCTTTAAAATACAACACAAATTAGAGTGATGAAAAAAATGTTAGAAACCTTAGAAATATATAAAATTATTATAGCAGTAGCCTTTATCAGTTTTATTATCTATGCAATGCTCAATGACCCAATAAAGAAAAATAGACTGCATTAAAATACATAAAAAAAAATTTAAAGAAATAATAAACTCAAATATGGAATTAACAGTATGGTTTATTCTTATTATAGAACTCTTCAAATATAGGGCGATAATACCCTGCAATTTCATTAATCCCCGGAACATTAAGATCTTCTTCAGAATAATATAAAGCCATTATAATCCTGCATGTTTTATTCAAATTATCAAAGTAAATTACAAAGTCTATATTTTCAGCATCACCATCAAAATCATGTTCATTTAATTTTCCCCATAACTCAGGAATATATCCTTCAGTTAGTTCATCATCAGTGTAAACCAAAATAAAGCTTTTAGGCAGGGAAGTCTCTTTATCTCCAGTATCTTCAATCTTTACATCTTCTGTATCTTCTTTTATTTCCTCAAACTGCAACATTTTATCACATTTGTTATTTTCATAGAATATGCTTTTTAAGTTAAATTATTTTATATTTTTAAACTGAAATCTTAAATTGACTTTAAAACAGGAAAGTTCTATCTTTTAACCTGCAAGTCAAAAACATAATTTCAAGCCTTGCTATTTAAATTCAAGTTTTTAGTGTTTTAAATGATTAAAAAAACTTGTTTTAAAACTTTTTTGAGAATTTTATTTGCGCTTGCAATAACTAATTTTAAACTGAATTTTAACTAATTTAAAATTTATTTAAGTTCATCCTTAAAGGGTATCATGAAATAAAACGTAGAACCTTCACCATACTCTGATTCAACCCAAATTTTACCATTATGGCGATCTATAATTCTTTTAACAATTGCCAAACCAATTCCTGCCCCATCATATTCTCCAATAGAGTGTAATCTTTTGAACACTTCAAATATTTTATCACAATACTCCTTTTCTAACCCTATTCCATTATCTGCAACAGAAAAAATGTATCCTTTAATTTCTTTGCGTGCAGAAATATGAATTTTAGGTTTAAGCCCAGCCCTATGGAATTTAAGAGCATTTCCAATTAGATTCTGGAACACATGTATCATCTGGTTTTCATCTGCAAAAATTATTGGAAGAGCATCATAAGTAACTTCTGCATTATTTTCATTAACTACAGGCCCTAAATTATTTAAAGCATGATTTAAAGCACTTTCTGCATTAAAATCCCGGAATTCTCCACCTTTTGTTTCAATACGAGAGTAATCAAGCAAACCCTGGATCATCTGCTTCATTCTTTTTGCACCATCAACCATATATTCAATGAATTCATCGGCTTCATTATCCAGCTTACCTTTGTAGCGCCTTTCGATCAGTTGAGCGTAACTGGCAATGGTCCTTAAAGGTTCCTGGAGATCATGACTGGTAATAAAGGCAAACTGCTGTAATTCATCATTTGAACGTCTTAATTCATTTATTGTATCCTTTAACTGCTCTTCTGCATTCTTACGCCGAGTAATATCTTTAGAAATTGAAGATATTCCAACAATATTGCCTTTATCATTTTTAATTGGAGAAAATGTTATAGACGAGTAAAAATGGGATCCGTCCTTTTTTAAACGTTCCAATTCAACATGTTCTATACTCTCCCCATTTTTAGCTCTCTCAATCAATCTCAAATTATTAACCTGTTCCCCAGGTTCCATTAAAATAAATATATGCTTTCCAATTATTTCACCTGAGGAATATCCGTACATTTCTACTGCGCCATGATTCCAGCTGGATATTCGAAAATTTAAATCCATTCCAATAATAGCATCATCCGATGACTCCACAATGTTAGCTAACCTTTTAACTTCTGCCATCCTTTCTTCAATCTGATCTTCAAGATTATAATTAACCTGCTCCAACTGTTTTATCAGCTTTTCCCGATCATTTAACACAAAATAAGCAAGAATAGAAGCTAAAATTGTTGTAAAAGAAATAGTAATGGCATGTGATTCCCATATGTTTATACTGGGAAACAATAACTGTTTTACAATTTCATAAAGGGTCATACCCACTAAAAAAGCTAAAAAAACAATTATAATCTGGCTTTTAATGCTTTTAATGTCTTTTGATATAATAGGACAGTACCCCTCCTTAAATTTTAAATTATATTGTAATATGGTAATTACTAAAATAAATCATTTAACATAAAAAGTAGTCCCTACTTAATACATATATTTTTATAATCCAAACTGCTGTACATTTGAGGCTGTAATTTCAACTACAGATAGTGTTATTAATCCAATAGTTGAAGAAAGATTGTAATACCTGCCTTAAATAATCCCCACCATATTCAAACCTACAAAAATCAGCAGAGCTATGAATATATAATTCAGTTTATCTGCAGGAAGTTTATGTGC
This genomic window from Methanobacterium sp. contains:
- a CDS encoding 4Fe-4S binding protein: MVKITVDYDKCEGAECGECADVCPMEVLVIEGDTLVIKNKGECSLCEVCMDVCPDEAIKIEDD
- a CDS encoding PAS domain S-box protein, producing the protein MTLYEIVKQLLFPSINIWESHAITISFTTILASILAYFVLNDREKLIKQLEQVNYNLEDQIEERMAEVKRLANIVESSDDAIIGMDLNFRISSWNHGAVEMYGYSSGEIIGKHIFILMEPGEQVNNLRLIERAKNGESIEHVELERLKKDGSHFYSSITFSPIKNDKGNIVGISSISKDITRRKNAEEQLKDTINELRRSNDELQQFAFITSHDLQEPLRTIASYAQLIERRYKGKLDNEADEFIEYMVDGAKRMKQMIQGLLDYSRIETKGGEFRDFNAESALNHALNNLGPVVNENNAEVTYDALPIIFADENQMIHVFQNLIGNALKFHRAGLKPKIHISARKEIKGYIFSVADNGIGLEKEYCDKIFEVFKRLHSIGEYDGAGIGLAIVKRIIDRHNGKIWVESEYGEGSTFYFMIPFKDELK
- a CDS encoding NifB/NifX family molybdenum-iron cluster-binding protein; this translates as MKVAITSTGLSLESNISNVFGRSPNFIIADLENGEIENVLPIENPAKNERGAGNLAAQFIVDQGVEALIIGELGNVAFGILRNAGIKIYKISPRSVGKNLKYFMEGKLGEISSVSSGIPSAIDKRPRRDKI
- a CDS encoding protease inhibitor I42 family protein, with amino-acid sequence MRTKIAVLFMAFLCLSLVTSSFAASSNYNTKSVEKNIKVVSNPSTGYHWVAVYNKKHVKLLSDTFRSNNPGLIGSPGIETFKFKGDKRQKIVLKYVKSGDNKPVKQHTYVL